DNA from Kitasatospora acidiphila:
GATCGGCGGGAGGGGGGAGAGCTGGGGCGTCGCGGCTTGGGCAGGCGTGACGGGTATCGCAGGCACGGGAACCATGGAGGGCGTTGGAGGCACGGTAGGCATGCGAGCGACTCTAGGGCCCGCACGTCCGAGCTGTCGCACCCCATCCAGTGGGCGCCGCCGACGGCCTGGACCACTTCGTGCCACAGCCGGTGAGCGGAGCGGGTGCCGAGGATGTGCCTGCCCGGGCTTTGGCCAAGCGCCTGCTCAGCCGCCAAGGGGCAGCCAACGCGCCCGGCGAGATGGTGTGATCAGCATTTCGTCATCCACGATCGACCTTGATCGGCTAGCTTTCGCTTCTGTTGCTGTAGTCCCAGGCGTGGAAGGACGTGACAGGGTGGACGAGCGTGACTGGCTGGCCGCGCAGTTCGAGGAGCACCGGCCGCGACTGCGGGCGATCGCCTACCGCATCCTCGGTTCGCTGAGCGAGGCCGATGACGCCGTGCAGGACACATGGCTGCGGTTGAACCGCACTGACGCCCAGACCGTGGAGAACCTGGGCGGCTGGCTGACCACGGTGGTGTCCCGGGTCTGCCTCAACGCACTGCGCTCACGTGAGCACCGCCGCGAGGACCCGCTCGATGCGGTCGTGGAGCGGGACGGCCTCGACGACCGCCGCGAGCGCGGCATCGACCCCGAGGAGGAGGCGCTGCTCGCGGACTCCGTCGGACTGGCGCTGCTGGTGGTGCTCGACACCCTCTCGCCCGCCGAGCGAGTGGCCTTCGTGCTGCACGACATGTTCGCGGTGCCGTTCGAGGAGATCGGTCCGCTGATCGACCGCACCCCCGCCACCACGCGCCAACTCGCCAGCCGCGCCCGGCGCCGGGTGAAGGGCAACCCGCCACCGGAGTCCGACCTCGTACGGCAGCGGAAGGTGGTCAGCGCCTATCTGGCTGCCACCCGCGCCGGCGACTTCGACGCACTGCTCGCGCTGCTCGACCCCCAGGTGGTGCTTCGCGCGGACACAGCTGTCGGCCCCAGCCCCACCCCGATCCTGCTGCGCGGCGCCCAGACCGTGGCCAAGGCCGCCCTGGCCTCCACCGGCCGCGCCCTCACCACCCAACTCGCCCTGCTCGACGGCTCGGTGGGCCTCGTCATGGCCCCGCACGGCCGCTTGGCACTGGTGCTCGCGTTCACCATGGCGGACGGGAAGATCACCGAGATCGACGTCATCGCCGAGCCCGAGCGCCTGCCGGAAGTGGAGCTGGCAGTACTGGAGGACTGAGGCCATCTCAGGGCCGGCTCCCTGTCCGGCCCGCAGCCTGCTCGGCCCCACCCCACCTCGGTCCAGCCCTACCCCAGCCCGGCCCGGCCCGGCCCGCGCAGTGCGCTGCGCTGCGCGAGCCGGGCCCTGACGCATCGTCGGCCGCTGCCGCCCCGACGGGCCACCGCATTTGTGGTGGCCCGTCGGGCACCGCCTTCGCGGTCCGCATAGCGGCAGGGCGGAGTCAGCGCCGGCTGGGGCCCGGTCGCCGCCGTCATGGGTGGACTGCGCAAGCACCACCGGGCTCAGGGGGACCAACCAGCCGGGGCATTCACCTGGCCGCCTTTGCAATAGCCCCTTTGCTACAGCCCCTCGGAGGTTCGCGCATCGGGGAAGAGCCGGCCGAGGTGGTAGTGCAGGACGGCAGCAGCGTCGTCCGCCGTCCGCTGCCCGAGCAGGACGCTGAGGCCGAGGCCGGCTGAGACCGCCAGGAGGACGACGGCCTCTTGGCGGGCGTCCAGGCACGGGTCGGTATCACCAGCCTGCTGGGCGGCGGCCAGTTGGCCGACCAGGAAGCCCTCCATCTCGTTGGGTGCCGCGAGGAACGACTGGCCGGCGAGTGCGGGGTCAGTGACGGAGAGCACCGCGTACTCGGTGTAGACGAGGTGGAAGGTCCGGCTCTCCTCGTCGGTCGGTATGGCTTCGAGCAGGACCGCCTCGATGATGTCGCGCGGAGCCGTCGAGGATCCGGCCGCTCTGACCCGGTCGCGGACCCGCTCGCCCATGCGCACGGCCAGGCGCGTGAGTGCGGCGAGGAGTAGTTGCTCCTTGGTGTCGAAGTAGTACTGCACGAGCCGCACCGAGACGCCCGCCTCGATCGCCACGGACCGCATGGTGACGGCGTGCAGTCCGCTGTCCGCCGCCGTGCGGAGCAGCGCGTCGATGATGTGGGCTCGCCGCTCCTCGTGGTCCACCAGCTTCGGCATCAGGTTCCCTTCGAACGTTTTTATGGTACAAACATACCATCAAGTGCTGCGGCTTCATGCACCGGGAGGGATCATGACCAGGACCAGCGTCGGACACTTCGTCAGCGAGGAGGCCCGAGCGAAGTTCCTTGCGGCATACGACCGCGCGATGGAGCTGTGGCCGAGCCCGCGCCGGGAACTCGATGTCGAAACCGCCTACGGCACCGTCCACGTCCACCACTACGGGCCGCAGACCGGCGAGCCGATCGTGCTGCTGCACGGGCACGCCGGGCACGCGTCCAACTGGTACCCCCAGATCGCCGCCCTGGGCGAGAATCACCCGGTCTACGCGATCGACACCTTGGACGACCCCGGTCGCAGCGTTCAACGCGCCGTCGCCACCGGCTCCGAGGAGAACGCCGCCTGGCTCAGCGAGGTCTTCGCCGGCCTCGGACTGGAACGGATCCATCTGGTCGGCCTGTCCTATGGTGGCTGGCTGACCCTCAACCAGGCCATCCACGCGCCCGAGCGCCTCGCATCGATCGCGCCGCTGGACCCTGGCGGCATCGAGAAGGTCCCCGCCCGGTTCTACGCGCACATGATCGGCGGCCTCTTCGGAATGCTCGCCCCGCGGCCGCTCCGTCCGGCGTTGGGACGGCTGCTCGCCAACCCCGCGCTCAGCTCACCCCCCGAGATGATCGCTCCCCTGATGCTGGGCATGCGCACCTACAAGCCGAACGCCCGCCCCGCGGCCAGGCCGTTCACCGACGAGGAACTGGGCTCCATCACACTGCCCACCCTCGTCCTGCTGGGAAGCCGAAGCGCCCTGGTCCGCCCGCGCCAGGCACTGAAGAGAGTCACCGCGCTGATCCCGGGGGTCCAGGCCGAGATCGTGCACCGGGCCGGCCACGGACTCAACTTGGAGCGCCCCGACCTGGTCAATGAGCGCCTGCTGCGGTTCGTCGCCTCGCGCCGGCAGGAGGCACGGAGCTGAGCGACAGCCCGCACGAGAAACCGCATGACAGGCCGCAAGCCAAGCCGCACGAGAAACCGCACGCCAAGCCGCAGACCAGCCGCTTGAGAGGCCGCCCGGCCGGCGCTCGCCGTCACCCCGCGGTCAGGCCACCGGGAACCGCGCCACGTACTCCGCGAAGGGCGGGATACCGACCTCGGCGCGGCGGTCGTCCAGGCGATCCGGGTCCTCGCACGGGAACGGGACGGGGGCGCCGTCACGGATGCCGGCGATCTGGGTGCCGTAGATCTGCGGGCGACCCTCGTTGACCAGGGTGCGGTCGCGCAGGAAGGCGAGGTCCCGGGGGCTGGCGGCGCCCTCCGTGACGGCGGCGGTCATCAGGGCCAAGGCCCGCCGCTGGACGTCGAGTTGGCGGTCCGCGTGCTGGGCGATCAGCCAGGCGGCGCGGGCGCCGTCCGCACCGACCAGGGCCTCGGTGGGCCAGCCGTGCTCGTCCATGATCTCGGTGAGGCGGTCGGCGTGCTGGGCGGTGAGGCGACGCCAGGCGAGTTGGGCGGCCGGGTCCTCGCCGTGCGCCTGGGCCGCGCCCTGGTGATCGGCGGCGGCCATCTCGGTGAGTTCGGCGGCAAGGCCGGCCAGAGCAACGTCCACTGATGACTCCAAGGGAGAGGCGGGATATGACCCTGCCAACCTAAGGCCAGCAGCGATACTCAAGATCATTCCGAAGGACGGTGACAGAGGCCCTGTTCCATGGGGATAATGGATCTACGGCGAAACGCAGAGCGGGGGAAGTCGGCCCCGCCGACCTCCCCCGCTACGTGCACCAGCTACGGGCACCAGCGAGTACCTGCCGAGTACCCGGCGCCTACCTAGAGCCGCACCGCCGCGTTGGCGTCCACGAGCCCATGACCGTAGAAGCCGTTGTCGAGCGGCGAGCCCTCGCAGGTGGCCGCCCAGGCCCCGGTGCCGCCGGGGTTGAAGGGACCGGTGGGGCAGGCGATCGGGTGAGCCTCGGCGGTGAGCAGCGCGGTCAACTCCGCCGGGCTCGCGCCGGGGTGGGCACTGGCGAGCAGTGCGACCACGCCGGTGGCATGCGGGGTGGCCATCGAAGTCCCCTGCATGTAGCCGTACTTGTTGCCGGGCAGGGTGGAGAGCACCCGCCCGTTGCGGTCCGGGGTGTCGGGGATCTGGAACTGCGCGTCGCCGCCCGGCGCCGCCACCGTGACCACGCCCGCGCCATAGCTGGAGTAGTAGGACTTCACGCCCTGGCTGCCCACCGCCGACACCGCGATCACGCCCGGCAGTTCGGCCGGAAGCTCAAGGCAGCTGTCGTCGACGGGCCGGCTCACCGGGGTGGTGTCGTCGGGGCTCAGGGCGTCCGTGGTCTTGTGGGCCAGGTCGGTGTTGTAGTTGCCGGCCGCCGCGACGTTCAGCACACCGTTGCCCTGGGAGTACTCGACCGCGCGCCGCACCGCCGTGACGATGGCGGCCTGGTCCGGGTCGCCCTGGCAGTTGTAGAGCCAAGGGTCGATGAAGTAGCTGCTGTTGGTCACCTGGAAGTGGTGCTCGGCCGCCCAGACGAAGCCGCAGACCGCGTACTCCGGGTAGATGAAGCCGCCGTTGTCCACCACCTTCACCGCCGCCAGCCGCACGTCGGGCGCGATGCCGACGATGCCCTTGCCGTTCTTGGCCGCGGCGATGGTGCCGGCGACGTGCGTGCCGTGCGGGCTGCTGGTGGGCTGCCACGACTGCCAACTGGTGTCCGGAGCACCGCCGTTGATGCATGAGGCGGAGAGCGACGAGTCCACGTTGGCGGCCAGGTCCTCATGGGTGGCGTCGATCCCGGAGTCCAGCACCCCGACCACCACGTCACGGCTGCCGAGGGTGACCTGGTGCGCCTTGTCGGCGCCGATCTCGCGCAGGTCCCACTGCTCGGCCTGCAACGGCTCGCTGCCGTCGGCGGGCGCGGCGGCGGGCGGAGTGGTGACCTCGGCGGTCTCCACATCACCCTGCGGGATGCCGGCGGTACGGGTGGCGCCGACCGAGTCAATGCCGTTGAGGCCACGGAGCGTCGTGGCGAAGGCGGTGTTGGTCGAGCGGGCGATGATCACGCCGATCTGCTCGTAGGCATAGACCACGGTGCCGCCGGCCGCGGTGATCTCCCGTTCGGCCTTCTGCACCTGGCCGTGGTTGGCCTTGGTGTTGACCAGGTAGCTGAGCAGCGGCCCGGTGCTGCCCGCGGGCGCCGGGGTTGCCGCCGAGGCGACTCCGGCGGGCAGGGCGAGGGCGACCGCGGTGGCCAGGGCGAGCCCGGCGGCGGCACCGCGCACCTTGCGTATTCGACGAACTCCCATAGGGATTTGCCCCTCCCGGTTGCGTCGGCGCGACGGCTGTGGCCGCCGTGCTTAGGTAGCCGAAAGGTAATGACCCAGCAATGAGCAGCACAAGGGCTGGGACTGATGGGAGTTCGGTAAACCCGTGAGAAATCCGGCCAGTTTGGCTGGAGTTGAACGATCGGTCAGACCTGCGGACCGATCGGATCCTGCGGGACCGGCCCACCCGGCGCCGGAACGCCCGACGCGACGGGCACCGAGTCGAAGCCGCCCGACAGCGCCAGCGGGTCGATCCGGACCAGGTGCGACGGCGCGTAGTAGTGGTACTCGTAGTGCCGACGGGCCCGGTTGTGGGCGTCGACGGTGGGCTCGGCGCTGCCGTCCTGCGCGGTCACCACCAGGCCGGTGTGGCTCCTGGTGCCGCCGGGGCCGGCGTAGGTGACGACCACGTCGCCCGGGCGGGCCCGCCCGGGTTGGTCGCCGACGTCGCTGCCGAGGCGGCTGTCCATCAGATAGTCGTAGAGGGTGTGGTACGGCGGGAGATCGCTGATCAGCAGCAGGTCATAGGTGGTGCCGCTGGGCGCGGTGTAGTGGAAGTAGGAGTCCTGCGGATCGTCCGCTCGCAGCCCGGGAACCAGGCCGGCCGCGGCGAGGGCCCTGGCGACGTACTCGGCGCACTGGTACTTCGGCTGGTCGGCGCCGAACGCCACCGGGGTGGGGTCGTTCCACTCGGTGTCGGCCCAGTGCTGCTCAGCCCACTCGACCTCGACCGCCCGCAGCAGGCCACCCTGCACTGCAACGGAAGCCGGCACGGCAACGCCACCCGGCGCGGCAGCCGAAACCGGCAGGGCAACGGCACCCGCCACGGCAACCCCAGCCGGCGCGGCCGCGAAAGCGGGAGTGGCGGCGAATTCCGGAGTGGCGGCACCGGCGAGCACGAGCACCAGAGCAGCGCCGAATACGCGAGAAGCATGTAGCTGACGCAC
Protein-coding regions in this window:
- a CDS encoding sigma-70 family RNA polymerase sigma factor — protein: MDERDWLAAQFEEHRPRLRAIAYRILGSLSEADDAVQDTWLRLNRTDAQTVENLGGWLTTVVSRVCLNALRSREHRREDPLDAVVERDGLDDRRERGIDPEEEALLADSVGLALLVVLDTLSPAERVAFVLHDMFAVPFEEIGPLIDRTPATTRQLASRARRRVKGNPPPESDLVRQRKVVSAYLAATRAGDFDALLALLDPQVVLRADTAVGPSPTPILLRGAQTVAKAALASTGRALTTQLALLDGSVGLVMAPHGRLALVLAFTMADGKITEIDVIAEPERLPEVELAVLED
- a CDS encoding TetR/AcrR family transcriptional regulator; amino-acid sequence: MPKLVDHEERRAHIIDALLRTAADSGLHAVTMRSVAIEAGVSVRLVQYYFDTKEQLLLAALTRLAVRMGERVRDRVRAAGSSTAPRDIIEAVLLEAIPTDEESRTFHLVYTEYAVLSVTDPALAGQSFLAAPNEMEGFLVGQLAAAQQAGDTDPCLDARQEAVVLLAVSAGLGLSVLLGQRTADDAAAVLHYHLGRLFPDARTSEGL
- a CDS encoding alpha/beta fold hydrolase — protein: MTRTSVGHFVSEEARAKFLAAYDRAMELWPSPRRELDVETAYGTVHVHHYGPQTGEPIVLLHGHAGHASNWYPQIAALGENHPVYAIDTLDDPGRSVQRAVATGSEENAAWLSEVFAGLGLERIHLVGLSYGGWLTLNQAIHAPERLASIAPLDPGGIEKVPARFYAHMIGGLFGMLAPRPLRPALGRLLANPALSSPPEMIAPLMLGMRTYKPNARPAARPFTDEELGSITLPTLVLLGSRSALVRPRQALKRVTALIPGVQAEIVHRAGHGLNLERPDLVNERLLRFVASRRQEARS
- a CDS encoding DUF6624 domain-containing protein, giving the protein MAAADHQGAAQAHGEDPAAQLAWRRLTAQHADRLTEIMDEHGWPTEALVGADGARAAWLIAQHADRQLDVQRRALALMTAAVTEGAASPRDLAFLRDRTLVNEGRPQIYGTQIAGIRDGAPVPFPCEDPDRLDDRRAEVGIPPFAEYVARFPVA
- a CDS encoding S8 family peptidase, with amino-acid sequence MGVRRIRKVRGAAAGLALATAVALALPAGVASAATPAPAGSTGPLLSYLVNTKANHGQVQKAEREITAAGGTVVYAYEQIGVIIARSTNTAFATTLRGLNGIDSVGATRTAGIPQGDVETAEVTTPPAAAPADGSEPLQAEQWDLREIGADKAHQVTLGSRDVVVGVLDSGIDATHEDLAANVDSSLSASCINGGAPDTSWQSWQPTSSPHGTHVAGTIAAAKNGKGIVGIAPDVRLAAVKVVDNGGFIYPEYAVCGFVWAAEHHFQVTNSSYFIDPWLYNCQGDPDQAAIVTAVRRAVEYSQGNGVLNVAAAGNYNTDLAHKTTDALSPDDTTPVSRPVDDSCLELPAELPGVIAVSAVGSQGVKSYYSSYGAGVVTVAAPGGDAQFQIPDTPDRNGRVLSTLPGNKYGYMQGTSMATPHATGVVALLASAHPGASPAELTALLTAEAHPIACPTGPFNPGGTGAWAATCEGSPLDNGFYGHGLVDANAAVRL
- a CDS encoding amidase domain-containing protein, producing the protein MPASVAVQGGLLRAVEVEWAEQHWADTEWNDPTPVAFGADQPKYQCAEYVARALAAAGLVPGLRADDPQDSYFHYTAPSGTTYDLLLISDLPPYHTLYDYLMDSRLGSDVGDQPGRARPGDVVVTYAGPGGTRSHTGLVVTAQDGSAEPTVDAHNRARRHYEYHYYAPSHLVRIDPLALSGGFDSVPVASGVPAPGGPVPQDPIGPQV